In one Lolium rigidum isolate FL_2022 chromosome 3, APGP_CSIRO_Lrig_0.1, whole genome shotgun sequence genomic region, the following are encoded:
- the LOC124700948 gene encoding F-box protein At1g47340-like — MLEGDLEPWQEMANTVLPDDLVVEILSRLPLKSFCRFKCVCKSWLAFSSDPHYRQKLPRNPIGLLYQKREHGTSIHLAGLPSRDRDIDTTLGFVPCREYPLELKDCSNGLMLCYHGGIMYSEGISDPIVCNPATQEWMEIPYAEPGSAANEIDLKLCFDPLWSQHFYVFKFESSPSPDPDHGTSTEVKVFFSEDSTWSTCLWETEDAFWGDSLFVNGVLYVGHLWGHCLLALDAPDTLTQLLSDRTIQLPGFPYAPDQKFYCCDGCLCQSSGVLCYAQQELDGCMLRIWSLEGADRWVVKHRLSVNDVFGRDMLLRTNSRGLWYFDYEILDFDLERELVILADLATDKVLSVSISTGEGSEILKIPSFFELYRSLFYVPYYCKFPASVLQGAQD; from the coding sequence ATGCTCGAAGGTGATCTAGAACCCTGGCAGGAGATGGCCAACACCGTGCTACCTGACGATCTGGTGGTGGAGATCCTATCTCGGCTGCCGCTGAAGTCCTTTTGCCGCTTCAAATGTGTCTGCAAATCTTGGCTTGCCTTCTCATCTGATCCACACTACCGCCAGAAGCTACCAAGAAATCCTATCGGTCTCTTGTACCAGAAACGTGAGCATGGCACTTCCATCCATCTTGCCGGGCTTCCCTCAAGGGATAGGGATATTGACACAACACTTGGCTTTGTGCCATGTCGTGAGTACCCCTTAGAGCTTAAGGATTGCAGCAATGGACTAATGCTTTGTTACCATGGTGGTATTATGTACTCTGAAGGAATCTCCGACCCCATTGTGTGCAATCCAGCAACTCAAGAGTGGATGGAAATTCCATATGCTGAACCTGGATCAGCCGCCAATGAGATCGATCTCAAGTTGTGTTTTGATCCTTTATGGTCTCAACACTTCTATGTCTTCAAATTTGAGTCGAGCCCGAGCCCTGACCCAGACCATGGAACCTCCACTGAAGTTAAGGTATTTTTCTCCGAGGATTCCACATGGTCTACTTGTCTTTGGGAAACTGAAGATGCATTTTGGGGCGATTCACTTTTTGTAAACGGGGTGTTGTATGTGGGGCACTTATGGGGGCATTGCCTTCTGGCGCTCGATGCACCTGACACACTCACACAGTTGCTCAGTGATAGGACCATTCAGCTACCAGGATTTCCATATGCACCAGATCAGAAGTTTTACTGCTGTGATGGGTGTCTTTGCCAGTCATCTGGGGTCTTATGCTATGCACAACAAGAATTGGATGGTTGTATGTTGCGAATCTGGAGTTTGGAAGGTGCTGACAGGTGGGTGGTGAAGCATCGTCTAAGTGTGAATGATGTATTTGGGAGGGACATGCTGCTCCGTACTAATAGTCGAGGATTGTGGTATTTCGATTATGAGATCCTGGATTTTGACCTGGAGAGAGAGCTGGTTATCCTTGCTGACCTAGCTACTGATAAGGTGCTCTCAGTTAGCATTAGCACCGGAGAAGGCTCAGAGATTCTAAAGATTCCAAGTTTCTTTGAGCTGTATCGAAGTCTATTCTATGTGCCATACTATTGCAAGTTTCCAGCTTCAGTGCTTCAAGGGGCTCAAGACTAA
- the LOC124700949 gene encoding putative F-box protein At1g47790, with protein sequence MLGWLRRDRKPQQGMSTSVLPDELVEDILSRLPLKSICRFKCVCKSWLAFSSNPHRRQKFPRTPAGLLYRKCEPDGPPSCLDTSIHIARLPASDREIDTRLNFVPARYKYSNLEDCSNGLLLCYQGRGYKFEAFSDAIVCNPATKEWMAIPHTEPGPPVRLIDPRLCFDPLWSQHFYVFKFQIRHTGNIEVEVFFSENSSWSGCLWETQDPFCNASLFVNGVLYVMHLCDQEILALDAPDTSAQWLNHRVIQLPGFATRTETFNCCDGCISQSSGILCYAKQELDGCAVRIWCLESPDKWVVKHRVRMTDVFKRDVLISKKVFWRFDYDILAFDMERELVILDDKKSDKIISVSISTGKGSQFLKIPKTFTEPCRSLFYVPYYGEVPSLVRSMAQDELC encoded by the coding sequence ATGCTAGGTTGGCTCAGAAGAGATAGAAAACCCCAGCAGGGGATGTCCACATCTGTACTACCTGACGAGCTGGTGGAGGACATCCTGTCTCGACTACCGCTGAAGTCCATTTGCCGCTTCAAATGTGTCTGCAAGTCTTGGCTTGCCTTCTCATCTAATCCACACCGCCGCCAGAAGTTCCCAAGAACACCTGCTGGTCTCTTGTACCGAAAATGTGAGCCTGACGGACCTCCCTCGTGTCTTGACACTTCGATCCATATCGCCAGACTTCCTGCAAGTGACAGGGAAATCGACACAAGACTTAACTTTGTGCCAGCACGTTATAAGTACTCAAACCTTGAGGATTGCAGCAATGGCCTACTTCTTTGTTATCAGGGAAGAGGTTATAAGTTTGAAGCATTTTCCGACGCCATTGTGTGCAATCCAGCAACTAAAGAGTGGATGGCTATTCCACATACTGAACCTGGACCGCCTGTCCGCCTTATTGATCCCAGGTTGTGTTTTGATCCATTATGGTCTCAACACTTCTATGTCTTCAAATTCCAGATTCGGCATACTGGCAACATTGAAGTTGAGGTATTTTTCTCTGAGAACTCCTCGTGGTCTGGTTGTCTTTGGGAAACTCAAGATCCATTTTGCAATGCGTCACTCTTTGTCAATGGGGTGTTGTACGTGATGCACCTTTGCGACCAAGAAATTCTGGCGCTCGACGCACCTGACACAAGTGCACAATGGCTCAATCATCGGGTCATTCAGCTGCCAGGATTTGCAACTAGGACAGAAACGTTTAACTGTTGTGATGGATGTATTTCGCAGTCATCAGGCATCTTATGTTATGCGAAACAAGAACTGGATGGCTGCGCAGTGCGAATTTGGTGTCTGGAAAGCCCTGACAAGTGGGTAGTGAAGCATCGTGTAAGGATGACTGATGTCTTCAAGAGAGATGTGTTGATCAGTAAGAAAGTGTTTTGGCGTTTCGACTATGACATCCTGGCTTTTGACATGGAGAGGGAGCTAGTCATCCTTGACGACAAGAAATCTGATAAGATCATCTCCGTTAGCATCAGTACTGGAAAAGGCTCACAGTTTCTAAAGATTCCAAAAACGTTCACTGAACCGTGCCGCAGTCTATTCTATGTGCCATACTACGGCGAGGTTCCATCTTTAGTGCGCTCGATGGCCCAGGATGAATTATGCTAG